From Pseudarthrobacter equi, a single genomic window includes:
- a CDS encoding pyridoxamine 5'-phosphate oxidase family protein, which yields MTDKNMVPEAEILDTDECWRLLENTSVGRLAVVVDGQPDVFPVSFKPDGGGLLFRTGSGTKLDAMEANSLVALEADSVSGEFGLAWSVVVKGKAVQDDAPGGSLNDTRRGLFPWQGVGQEHLIRIVPQSVTGRKFTLSATGTWRTALDDATRAGLE from the coding sequence ATGACCGACAAGAACATGGTGCCCGAAGCTGAAATCCTCGATACCGACGAATGCTGGCGCTTGCTGGAGAACACGAGCGTGGGCCGCCTCGCCGTGGTTGTTGATGGCCAGCCGGACGTCTTCCCAGTGAGCTTCAAGCCCGACGGCGGCGGCCTGCTGTTCCGCACCGGCAGCGGAACCAAGCTCGATGCCATGGAAGCGAACTCGTTGGTTGCCCTCGAAGCTGACAGCGTCAGCGGCGAGTTCGGGCTGGCATGGAGTGTTGTGGTCAAGGGCAAGGCAGTCCAGGACGATGCCCCGGGTGGGTCGCTCAACGACACCCGCCGCGGGCTATTTCCGTGGCAGGGTGTGGGCCAGGAGCACCTGATCCGCATCGTTCCCCAGTCGGTGACCGGCAGGAAGTTCACCCTGTCCGCAACAGGCACCTGGCGGACGGCGCTGGACGACGCCACCCGGGCAGGGCTCGAATAG
- a CDS encoding GyrI-like domain-containing protein, with translation MNSSSTNGDAGLPPRRVHLAEQPVAVVREQVRMDALPAFFGRAFGTVLAAAQRQGATPAGPPFARYHGMPGETVDVEAGFPITGTFTTADGVLAGTLPETDALEAIHTGPYDTLRQTYGAIHQQMQADGLTPSDSMWEYYLSDPEKEPDPDTWETRIIWPVADRTG, from the coding sequence ATGAACAGCTCCAGCACCAACGGCGACGCCGGCCTGCCGCCCCGGAGAGTGCACCTCGCAGAGCAGCCGGTCGCCGTCGTCCGTGAACAGGTCCGCATGGATGCGCTCCCGGCGTTCTTCGGCCGGGCCTTCGGCACCGTCCTGGCGGCAGCGCAGCGGCAGGGAGCCACCCCGGCCGGGCCGCCTTTCGCGCGCTACCACGGCATGCCCGGCGAAACCGTGGACGTGGAGGCCGGGTTCCCCATCACCGGCACGTTCACCACGGCCGATGGCGTCTTGGCCGGAACGTTGCCTGAGACCGATGCCCTGGAAGCGATCCACACGGGCCCCTATGACACCCTCCGGCAAACCTACGGAGCCATCCATCAGCAGATGCAGGCGGACGGGCTCACCCCGTCCGACAGCATGTGGGAGTACTACCTCAGCGACCCGGAGAAGGAACCGGACCCGGACACGTGGGAGACCAGGATCATTTGGCCTGTTGCCGACCGGACAGGCTAG
- a CDS encoding DUF4386 family protein, which translates to MPRIPSAAVNHRAAGTGREWKPLFVCAGVAAILYVVLLITALVLDFAAPPPVDGGAETLEFIAGHKAAYVAEQILWILPNILAVLVFAALFVAVLPTQKSLSVVALAAGALPWALFLAVPVSSRGSLNLVYHSDRYMAASTAEGRRMFATAAEAIIAENNTPALVGALSAVGILLMAIAMGRSPSGQFPRWVAWLGMATGALGVASEILRYAVPEFYWGYGILLWAWFVATGIALIRMPVPAEQHRAPAEP; encoded by the coding sequence ATGCCCCGCATCCCATCAGCTGCCGTGAACCACCGCGCCGCAGGCACCGGCCGGGAGTGGAAACCCCTGTTCGTCTGCGCAGGGGTGGCGGCAATCCTCTACGTGGTCCTGCTGATCACGGCACTGGTCCTGGACTTCGCCGCGCCGCCCCCGGTGGATGGCGGCGCCGAAACGCTGGAGTTCATTGCCGGGCACAAGGCGGCCTATGTTGCCGAGCAGATCCTGTGGATCCTGCCGAACATCCTCGCCGTACTGGTCTTCGCCGCGCTCTTCGTGGCCGTACTCCCCACGCAGAAAAGCCTCAGCGTGGTGGCGCTGGCGGCCGGCGCCCTTCCGTGGGCGCTGTTCCTGGCCGTTCCGGTCAGCAGCCGCGGCTCACTCAACCTGGTCTACCACAGTGACCGCTACATGGCCGCGTCCACAGCTGAGGGCCGGAGGATGTTCGCCACCGCCGCTGAAGCCATCATTGCCGAAAACAACACCCCCGCACTCGTCGGTGCATTGTCGGCCGTGGGCATCCTCCTCATGGCCATCGCGATGGGCCGCTCGCCGTCCGGGCAGTTCCCCCGCTGGGTTGCGTGGTTGGGCATGGCCACCGGGGCGCTGGGCGTCGCCAGTGAAATCCTGCGCTACGCCGTGCCGGAATTCTATTGGGGTTACGGCATACTGCTGTGGGCGTGGTTTGTTGCCACCGGCATTGCGCTGATCCGGATGCCGGTCCCCGCCGAACAGCACCGCGCACCCGCGGAGCCCTAG
- a CDS encoding DUF1003 domain-containing protein translates to MSERRTTWHARHKEGLSRGERAADVLRNGMGSWTFVGLFMAFMAAWAAVNTYLLTATAWDPYPYILLNLFLSMLAGLQGAILLIAAKRQDAIAAAMARHDLETDMQSKGEIDRLMAINSQQLELLEELRTLLNQRGTTPEGGVRS, encoded by the coding sequence ATGAGCGAGCGCAGAACTACGTGGCACGCCCGGCACAAAGAGGGCCTTAGCCGGGGCGAGCGGGCGGCGGACGTCCTCCGGAACGGGATGGGCAGCTGGACATTTGTGGGTCTCTTCATGGCCTTCATGGCGGCATGGGCTGCCGTGAATACCTATCTGCTGACGGCCACTGCCTGGGATCCGTACCCGTATATCCTCCTGAACCTCTTCCTCTCCATGCTGGCGGGCCTGCAGGGGGCCATCCTCCTCATTGCCGCCAAACGGCAGGATGCGATTGCGGCAGCCATGGCACGGCACGACCTTGAGACGGACATGCAGTCGAAAGGGGAAATCGACCGGCTGATGGCCATCAACAGCCAGCAGCTTGAGTTGCTGGAGGAGCTGCGGACGCTCCTGAATCAGCGGGGTACGACGCCGGAGGGCGGGGTCCGCTCCTAG